The window ATACTCGACCGGATCTTCAATAGTAATGATATGGCATTCTTTATTTTGGTTAATCCAGTCAACCATAGTGGCTAAGGATGTTGTTTTACCCGAGCCGGTGGGACCGGTTAAAATAACGAGGCCCTTTTCAATCAGGGCAAAACGCTTTAAAACATCCGGCAAGCCTAATTCCTCGAAAGGGCGAATTTCGGCAGGGATTACCCTGTATGATCCGGCAATACCGTTTATCTGCTTAAACACATTGCATCTGAATCTGGTGGAGTCTTTGGTTTCTTTTGAAAAATCCACCTCAAAATCCTCATCAAATCTTTTCTTTAATTCGGAGTTTAACGAATCTAAAATTAAGCGGCGTATATCCTCATTGCCTAAGCCCTCCAATTCTAATTTCAGCATTTTACCATCTACACGAATCATTGGCGTTGATCCTTCAGACAAATGAAGGTCGGAGGCGCCCTGCTGGGTGGTAAAAATTAGCAGGTCGTCAATAGTAAGTTGTTTCACGTCCGCATCAACCGTACTACTTATTGAATCAAAATTATCCACTTTAGATATCTCGTTTAAAGGTTTAATATTATTCGAAACCATAGCCTTTCCATTGACCGGTTTCAGAGACAAAAGTAACCTGTTTGCCAGCGCCGCCAGGCATCATGCCTGTTGATGTTGCGGTAATCGAATTGATTCCGCGGCCGCCTACCGTGATTGTGAAATCCCAGCGACGGGTAACGACCTGGTCGAATTCTAATTTTCTAAGCTGCTCAATCCTGTTTGGCCAACTGTGATTTTCAGCATAATAGACTTTCGATGCCGACCAGATAGCGCTGATAGCCTCCT is drawn from Candidatus Zixiibacteriota bacterium and contains these coding sequences:
- a CDS encoding type IV pilus twitching motility protein PilT, translated to MVSNNIKPLNEISKVDNFDSISSTVDADVKQLTIDDLLIFTTQQGASDLHLSEGSTPMIRVDGKMLKLELEGLGNEDIRRLILDSLNSELKKRFDEDFEVDFSKETKDSTRFRCNVFKQINGIAGSYRVIPAEIRPFEELGLPDVLKRFALIEKGLVILTGPTGSGKTTSLATMVDWINQNKECHIITIEDPVEYFHTSLHSLINQRELGSTTKTFVGSLRAALREDPDVILVGEMRDLETVSLALTAAETGHLVLTTLHTSSAAKTIDRIIDVFPAEQKSQVRSMLAESIEAVVSQTLMPRKNGGRVVACEIMIANTAVRNLIREDKIFQIPSSIQAGGKIGMQSKDQHLLMLVSEGKIDRSEAAKHADNPRLFVE
- a CDS encoding prepilin-type N-terminal cleavage/methylation domain-containing protein; the encoded protein is MSRVFKNTKGFTLVEILIVVVMLAILFAIAVPIYTAYVEGARSAEAQEAISAIWSASKVYYAENHSWPNRIEQLRKLEFDQVVTRRWDFTITVGGRGINSITATSTGMMPGGAGKQVTFVSETGQWKGYGFE